Proteins encoded within one genomic window of Methanobrevibacter sp.:
- the hacA gene encoding homoaconitase large subunit produces the protein MNISEKILSQKLGREVVPGEIIEVDVDLAMSHDGTSPPAIKTFEKISDKVWDNEKIVIVFDHNIPANTIGSAEFQKVARNFIKTQGIKNHYIHGEGICHQVLPEKGHVEPGKIIVGADSHTCTYGAFGAFSTGMGATDLAMVYATGKTWFMVPESFKIEVEGNMKPGITSKDLILNIIGEIGIAGATYKTAEFCGETIDNLDVESRMTMTNMAIEMGAKNGIMEPNQATIEYVCERTGKTRDQLNILKSDKDSVYEKEFLFNVDDMEAQIACPNDVDNVKPLSQVAGTHIDQGFIGSCTNGRLSDLAQAAAVLEGRKIHDDVRLIIIPASKEIYQKAMDLGYIKTFLDAGAIVSNPGCGPCLGGHMGVLSEGETSISATNRNFKGRMGDPNSSVYLANAGVVAASAISGFIENPDNL, from the coding sequence TTGAACATTTCAGAAAAAATATTATCTCAAAAGCTTGGTCGTGAAGTCGTTCCTGGAGAAATTATCGAAGTGGACGTTGATTTGGCCATGTCACATGATGGAACTTCACCTCCTGCAATAAAAACCTTTGAAAAGATAAGCGATAAGGTATGGGACAATGAGAAGATAGTCATTGTCTTTGACCATAACATACCTGCAAATACAATCGGATCTGCAGAGTTCCAAAAGGTGGCAAGAAACTTCATAAAAACCCAAGGCATCAAGAATCATTACATTCATGGAGAAGGAATCTGCCATCAAGTGCTTCCTGAAAAGGGACATGTGGAACCTGGAAAGATTATAGTTGGCGCAGACTCACATACATGCACTTACGGAGCATTTGGAGCATTTTCCACTGGAATGGGTGCCACTGACTTGGCTATGGTCTATGCTACAGGAAAAACATGGTTCATGGTTCCGGAATCCTTTAAGATTGAAGTTGAAGGAAACATGAAACCTGGAATCACTTCAAAGGACTTGATCTTAAATATCATTGGAGAGATTGGAATAGCTGGAGCCACCTACAAGACTGCAGAATTCTGCGGAGAGACAATAGACAATTTGGATGTCGAAAGCAGAATGACCATGACAAACATGGCAATAGAGATGGGTGCCAAAAACGGAATAATGGAACCTAATCAGGCAACTATCGAATATGTCTGTGAAAGAACCGGCAAAACTCGAGACCAATTGAACATTCTAAAATCCGATAAGGATTCAGTATATGAAAAGGAATTCCTATTTAATGTAGATGATATGGAAGCCCAAATAGCTTGCCCTAACGATGTGGACAATGTTAAGCCATTGTCACAAGTGGCTGGAACCCATATTGACCAAGGATTCATCGGTTCATGTACAAATGGAAGATTATCCGATCTTGCACAGGCAGCAGCTGTTCTTGAAGGAAGAAAAATCCATGATGATGTCAGATTAATAATCATTCCTGCCTCAAAGGAAATCTATCAGAAGGCAATGGATTTAGGATACATAAAAACATTCCTTGATGCTGGAGCAATTGTTTCAAATCCTGGATGTGGACCATGCTTAGGTGGACATATGGGAGTATTGTCTGAAGGTGAAACAAGCATTTCAGCTACAAACAGAAACTTCAAGGGTAGAATGGGAGATCCTAACTCT